From the genome of Leptolyngbya iicbica LK, one region includes:
- a CDS encoding GAF domain-containing protein has product MATSNSSMLATFSQVSPQGGGLTRRVKDLPAPQFIDLLDQITREFEHFLRAIDMINNESLENMLEQILEAFTLKIGQILQADRTTIFMVDWDKEELWSKIAQGDDEARLEIRVPVGKGIAGHVAASGECLNIPDAYASDLFNPKTDKETGYRTHSILCIPVFNKTKEAVVAVVQLLNKLDPSNQPTAFDSQDERSFREFASSIGIILESCNSFYVAARNQKGVSSLLKAISSLEQSLDLEKTLQSVMAEARDLMSADRSTLWLIDETTNELWSKVKSGDGKTMIDLRIPADRGVVGYVATTGEPLNIPDAYQDPRFDPASDKRTGYLTRNILCMPVFDSSGKLIAVTQLINKKQGSFNSSDEEFMRAFNIQAGIALENAQLFEDVLVEKQYQKDILQSLSDAVISTDLEGRVVTINDAALELLGCPESTDDTDHTLREAWEKQLINRCVWDIIPLEKLQFRLEDSLETGAKHYVPEQTLKVAIPAAIALAAEGQTIDPAEALLLLPDADNADQFWPWGHRTDATPLSKSQVQLLERSINLTVNPLTNPEGGVRGGLLVLEDISQEKRMKTTLYRYMTPGVADRVMALGEDMLMRGERRDVTVLFSDIRGYTTLSENLEADKVVELLNAYFETMVEAVFTYEGTLDKFIGDAIMAVYGAPLPLQNHAWAAVQSALDMRHRLAIFNAERVAQKQPEVRIGIGISSGEVVSGNIGSQRKMEYTVIGDGVNLSSRLEGVTKQYGCDIVLSEHTYELCEDLIWVRELDKTRVKGKTQPVSIYELIDFKKNALDQTSQDFLALYQEGRAAYTSMEFKKAIACFEKAAQLRPSDRAVDVHINRANAYLVNPPPADWDGVHTMTTK; this is encoded by the coding sequence ATGGCAACGTCTAACTCCAGCATGTTGGCGACCTTCTCCCAAGTGAGTCCCCAAGGGGGCGGCTTAACCCGTCGGGTCAAAGATCTACCGGCGCCTCAGTTCATCGATTTATTGGATCAGATCACCCGGGAGTTTGAACACTTCCTGCGGGCGATCGACATGATCAACAACGAATCGCTGGAGAACATGCTGGAGCAGATTTTGGAGGCGTTTACCCTCAAAATCGGCCAGATTCTCCAGGCCGATCGCACCACCATCTTCATGGTCGATTGGGATAAAGAAGAACTCTGGTCCAAAATTGCCCAGGGCGACGACGAAGCCCGCCTCGAAATTCGCGTCCCCGTGGGCAAAGGCATTGCGGGCCATGTGGCCGCGTCCGGCGAATGCCTGAACATTCCCGATGCCTACGCCAGTGATCTCTTCAATCCCAAGACCGACAAGGAAACGGGCTACCGCACCCACAGCATTCTCTGCATTCCCGTTTTCAATAAAACGAAGGAAGCGGTGGTGGCCGTGGTGCAACTGCTGAACAAGCTTGATCCCAGCAACCAGCCCACCGCTTTTGATAGCCAGGATGAGCGCAGCTTCCGCGAGTTCGCGTCATCCATCGGCATCATTCTCGAAAGCTGCAACTCCTTCTACGTTGCGGCCCGTAACCAAAAGGGCGTCTCTTCCCTACTAAAAGCGATCTCCTCCCTCGAACAAAGTTTGGATTTGGAGAAAACGCTGCAATCCGTCATGGCGGAAGCCCGCGATTTGATGAGTGCCGATCGCAGCACCCTATGGCTCATCGACGAAACCACCAACGAACTGTGGTCAAAGGTGAAATCCGGCGACGGCAAAACCATGATTGACCTGCGCATTCCCGCCGATCGCGGCGTGGTGGGCTACGTCGCCACCACCGGGGAACCTCTCAACATTCCCGACGCCTACCAAGATCCCCGCTTTGATCCCGCATCCGACAAGCGCACTGGCTACCTGACCCGCAATATCCTTTGTATGCCGGTGTTTGACTCCTCCGGCAAACTGATTGCGGTCACCCAGCTGATCAACAAAAAGCAGGGCTCCTTCAACAGCTCCGACGAAGAGTTCATGCGGGCGTTCAACATTCAGGCGGGCATCGCGCTGGAAAATGCCCAACTGTTTGAAGACGTGCTGGTCGAAAAGCAATATCAGAAAGATATTCTGCAAAGCCTGTCTGATGCGGTCATCTCGACAGATCTGGAAGGTCGCGTCGTCACCATTAACGATGCCGCGCTGGAACTGCTGGGCTGTCCCGAATCGACCGACGACACCGACCACACCCTGCGAGAAGCCTGGGAAAAGCAGCTCATTAACCGCTGCGTGTGGGACATCATTCCCCTCGAAAAGTTGCAGTTCCGCCTGGAAGATAGCCTGGAAACTGGGGCCAAGCACTACGTGCCCGAGCAAACGCTGAAGGTCGCCATTCCCGCCGCGATCGCCCTCGCTGCCGAAGGCCAAACCATTGACCCCGCCGAGGCGCTGCTACTGCTGCCCGACGCCGACAACGCCGACCAGTTTTGGCCCTGGGGACACCGCACCGACGCCACGCCCCTGAGCAAATCTCAAGTGCAACTGCTGGAGCGCAGCATTAACCTGACGGTAAACCCGCTGACCAATCCCGAGGGCGGCGTGCGCGGCGGCCTGCTGGTGCTCGAAGACATCAGCCAAGAAAAGCGGATGAAGACCACCCTGTACCGCTACATGACTCCCGGCGTGGCCGATCGAGTCATGGCCCTGGGCGAAGACATGCTCATGCGCGGCGAACGGCGGGACGTCACTGTCCTCTTTTCCGACATTCGGGGCTACACCACCCTGTCGGAGAATCTCGAAGCCGACAAGGTGGTGGAACTGCTCAACGCCTATTTTGAAACCATGGTGGAGGCCGTCTTTACCTACGAAGGCACCCTCGACAAATTCATTGGCGATGCCATCATGGCCGTTTATGGCGCGCCACTACCGCTGCAAAATCATGCTTGGGCGGCAGTCCAGTCCGCGTTGGATATGCGTCACCGCCTCGCCATCTTCAACGCTGAACGGGTGGCCCAAAAGCAACCGGAAGTGCGCATCGGCATCGGCATCAGCTCCGGCGAAGTGGTCTCCGGCAACATCGGCTCCCAGCGCAAGATGGAATACACCGTGATCGGCGACGGGGTGAACCTCAGCTCCCGCCTGGAAGGGGTAACGAAGCAGTATGGCTGCGACATCGTGTTGAGCGAGCACACCTATGAGCTGTGCGAAGACCTGATTTGGGTGCGGGAACTGGACAAAACCCGCGTCAAAGGGAAGACCCAGCCCGTCAGCATCTATGAGCTGATTGACTTTAAGAAAAATGCCCTCGACCAGACCTCTCAAGACTTCTTGGCGCTGTATCAAGAAGGGCGAGCTGCATACACCAGCATGGAATTCAAAAAAGCAATTGCCTGTTTTGAAAAAGCCGCCCAACTGCGCCCTAGCGATCGCGCCGTCGATGTCCACATCAATCGCGCCAACGCCTATCTGGTGAATCCCCCTCCCGCCGATTGGGATGGCGTCCACACCATGACTACCAAGTAA
- a CDS encoding glycosyltransferase family 2 protein has protein sequence MTSARFFRQPWRPQLATLFMMGALAIAAGIAIAWFSGHDTISTIFEQLDYLQQHPPTWAMTPMAIGHYFWFWATALMLVVWGIMRVSPTPQTWSRTVVVGILGVLTLRYLTWRTTSTLNLSTPLNGVFSLGLFALELLILFSGLVQLFLLLRVRDRHKAADQLSQMVASGEYRPTVDVLIPTYDEPEFILRRTIIGCQAMEYEPKTVYLLDDTRRPEIQALAAKLGCEYLTRPDNRHAKAGNLNHALPKTQGELIVCFDADFVPTRNFLTRTVGFFQDPQVGLVQTPQSFYNPDPIARNLGLEDVLTPEEEVFYRQIQRVRDGAGAVVCAGTSFVVRRSALTDIGGFVTEAVSEDFFTGIRIAAQGYQLVYLNEKLSAGLAAENIAAHALQRVRWEQGTLQAFFIKSNPVTIPGLTPIQRLAYFEGLIHWFSSVARVGFLAMPLAYAFFNVIPLRATETELLYFFLPFYLVQLSVFSWLNYRSRSALLSDVYSLVLAFPLAVTVFQVMVRPFGNGFKVTPKGTASDRYRFNWALAWPLMLMFGLTALSLWVNLGHCLMTMASPAEHWRGVGIGWLWSSYNLMMLGLALLVLLDAPRPSPYEWFNVRRVARLQLTLPDGTEQCVWGTTTMISEIAAEVELTKVDTLPSAAVTGTPIAIALVDEHFTLPATLVQQRPVDGLPTLTLQFAPLDLPQQRHITELLFCRPGQWQSRCSPNEWQSLWLILQSLLRPRFLTERSPRPKPVLLTRG, from the coding sequence ATGACTTCTGCACGGTTTTTCCGCCAGCCTTGGCGTCCCCAACTAGCCACCTTGTTCATGATGGGTGCTTTAGCGATCGCCGCTGGTATCGCGATCGCCTGGTTTAGCGGTCACGACACCATCAGCACCATTTTTGAACAGCTCGATTATCTCCAGCAGCATCCGCCGACATGGGCGATGACGCCGATGGCGATCGGTCACTATTTTTGGTTTTGGGCGACAGCGTTGATGTTGGTGGTGTGGGGCATTATGCGGGTGTCACCGACGCCGCAAACCTGGTCCCGAACCGTGGTCGTGGGCATTTTGGGTGTCTTGACGTTGCGGTATCTGACCTGGCGCACTACCTCGACCCTCAACCTCAGCACCCCGTTGAACGGCGTCTTTAGCTTGGGCTTGTTCGCGCTAGAGTTGCTGATCCTCTTTAGCGGGTTGGTGCAGTTGTTTTTGCTGCTGCGGGTGCGCGATCGCCATAAAGCCGCCGATCAGCTCTCGCAAATGGTCGCCAGTGGCGAGTATCGCCCCACTGTAGATGTGCTGATCCCAACCTATGACGAACCGGAGTTTATTCTGCGGCGGACGATCATCGGCTGTCAGGCGATGGAGTACGAACCCAAAACGGTGTACTTGCTCGACGACACTCGCCGCCCAGAGATTCAGGCCCTGGCAGCAAAACTTGGTTGTGAATACCTCACCCGCCCCGACAATCGCCACGCCAAAGCCGGTAACCTGAACCACGCCCTGCCCAAAACTCAGGGCGAGCTCATCGTTTGTTTTGATGCGGACTTTGTGCCAACGAGGAACTTTCTTACCCGCACGGTAGGCTTTTTCCAGGATCCGCAGGTGGGGTTGGTGCAAACGCCCCAGAGCTTTTACAATCCTGACCCCATCGCCCGCAATCTCGGTTTAGAAGATGTGCTCACGCCCGAAGAAGAGGTGTTTTATCGGCAGATTCAGCGGGTGCGCGATGGGGCCGGAGCCGTGGTGTGTGCGGGGACATCGTTTGTCGTGCGCCGCTCAGCGTTGACCGATATTGGTGGCTTTGTGACCGAAGCGGTCAGTGAAGACTTTTTCACGGGCATCCGCATCGCTGCCCAGGGCTATCAACTGGTGTATCTGAACGAAAAACTGAGCGCGGGTCTGGCGGCAGAAAATATTGCCGCCCACGCTTTGCAACGGGTGCGCTGGGAGCAAGGCACCCTGCAAGCCTTTTTCATTAAATCGAATCCGGTCACCATTCCGGGACTGACGCCGATTCAGCGTCTCGCCTACTTCGAGGGATTGATTCACTGGTTCAGCAGCGTGGCTCGCGTCGGCTTTCTCGCCATGCCCCTGGCCTACGCTTTTTTCAACGTCATTCCGCTGCGGGCCACAGAGACCGAACTGTTGTATTTTTTCCTGCCCTTTTACCTGGTGCAACTGAGCGTCTTTTCCTGGCTAAATTATCGATCGCGCTCCGCCCTGCTCTCCGATGTGTATTCCCTGGTGCTGGCCTTTCCTCTCGCCGTGACCGTGTTTCAAGTAATGGTGCGACCCTTTGGCAATGGCTTCAAAGTCACGCCCAAAGGCACGGCGAGCGATCGCTATCGGTTCAACTGGGCCTTAGCTTGGCCGTTGATGCTGATGTTTGGGCTTACGGCGCTGAGCTTGTGGGTCAATCTGGGGCACTGTCTGATGACCATGGCCAGTCCGGCTGAGCATTGGCGCGGGGTGGGCATTGGTTGGCTCTGGAGCAGCTATAACTTGATGATGCTGGGGCTCGCCTTGCTGGTGTTGCTCGATGCCCCGCGTCCCAGTCCCTACGAGTGGTTTAACGTGCGCCGCGTGGCTCGCCTGCAGCTCACTCTGCCCGACGGGACTGAACAATGTGTGTGGGGCACCACCACCATGATTTCTGAGATTGCGGCGGAAGTGGAACTTACCAAAGTCGATACTTTGCCCTCTGCGGCGGTGACGGGAACCCCAATTGCGATCGCTCTCGTCGATGAGCACTTTACCCTGCCCGCCACTTTGGTGCAGCAGCGCCCGGTCGATGGTTTACCCACTTTGACCCTGCAATTTGCGCCGCTCGATTTACCGCAACAACGCCACATTACGGAGCTCTTATTTTGCCGTCCTGGTCAGTGGCAAAGTCGCTGTTCGCCCAATGAATGGCAGTCGCTTTGGCTGATTTTGCAGTCGTTGTTAAGACCACGATTTTTGACGGAGCGATCGCCTCGGCCCAAACCCGTGCTGCTCACGCGCGGTTAA
- the pta gene encoding phosphate acetyltransferase translates to MTNSLFISTAEAGSGKALVSLGIIELLLRRTTRVHFFRPLIQGPGPAAAVIAPEHEQDEDIHLIVNHFELKQTYEESFGLRSREAQDLIAQHRTDDVIDTIIRKYKALESRGDFLLCEGSDYLAENLAFEFSFNQEIAKNLGAPVLILGTAHDRSVAEALGPVEMAVEAYQEVGCDIAGIILNNAAPDAVNELKEELFRHFGMRGLLLSVIPRHPRLASPRMRDIAAQLQAQVLYGHRRLKNLATKRIVAAMQLQNCLDWVEPDCLVITPGDRGDIIAGMLQAHQSSSYPPLAGILLSTGMQPEPAIARLIEGIPDPLPILSVKTDTFTTAAQVNEVHSTLWPDDREKIDLSIQMFDQHVDLQRLDQQISAVRVRGMTPKMFTYNLMERAKSQLQHIVLPEAYDPRILKAAAMLLDRGIVKLTLLGHRHDVQRVIEKYQVRLDLDQVNVVHPSESPALQDYAQTFFELRQHKGVTLDNALDVMMDVSYFGTMMVYKGDADGMVSGAVHTTQHTIRPALQFVKTQPGVSVVSSVFFMCLEQRVLVYGDCAINPNPTAEQLAEIAISSADTARIFGVDPKVALLSYSSGESGKGEEVEKVRAATKLARDRRPDLLLEGPIQYDAAVDLEVGAQKMKGSAVAGKATVLIFPDLNTGNNTYKAVQRETGAIAIGPVLQGLRKPVNDLSRGCTVEDIVNTVAITAVQAQTAPGAAIPH, encoded by the coding sequence ATGACGAATTCATTGTTTATCAGTACGGCGGAAGCCGGTAGCGGCAAGGCGTTGGTCTCCCTGGGCATTATCGAGTTGCTGTTGCGGCGGACGACGCGAGTCCACTTCTTTCGCCCGTTGATTCAAGGCCCTGGGCCAGCAGCTGCCGTCATCGCCCCCGAGCACGAGCAAGACGAAGACATCCACCTCATCGTCAACCATTTTGAGCTGAAGCAAACCTATGAAGAATCGTTTGGGTTGCGATCGCGCGAAGCCCAAGATCTGATCGCCCAACATCGCACTGACGACGTCATCGACACCATCATTCGCAAGTACAAAGCTTTGGAATCGCGGGGCGACTTTTTGCTCTGCGAAGGGTCGGATTATCTGGCGGAAAATTTGGCCTTTGAATTTAGCTTTAATCAGGAAATTGCCAAAAACTTGGGCGCACCCGTGTTGATTTTGGGCACCGCCCACGATCGCTCCGTGGCCGAAGCCTTAGGCCCCGTGGAGATGGCGGTGGAAGCCTATCAAGAAGTCGGGTGCGACATTGCGGGCATCATTCTCAACAATGCGGCCCCGGATGCCGTTAATGAATTGAAGGAAGAATTGTTCCGGCACTTTGGCATGCGGGGGTTATTGCTGTCGGTGATTCCAAGGCATCCCCGGTTGGCGAGTCCCCGAATGCGGGATATTGCCGCTCAGCTGCAAGCCCAGGTGCTGTACGGGCATCGCCGTCTTAAGAATCTCGCGACGAAGCGCATCGTGGCGGCCATGCAGTTGCAGAACTGTCTGGACTGGGTCGAGCCGGATTGTTTGGTGATTACGCCGGGCGATCGCGGCGACATCATTGCGGGCATGTTGCAGGCCCATCAATCCAGCAGCTATCCGCCTCTGGCAGGCATTTTGCTCTCGACGGGAATGCAGCCCGAACCGGCGATCGCTCGCCTGATCGAAGGCATCCCCGACCCGCTGCCGATTCTCTCCGTCAAGACCGACACTTTTACCACGGCGGCCCAGGTCAATGAGGTGCACAGTACGCTTTGGCCCGACGATCGCGAAAAGATCGACCTCAGCATCCAGATGTTCGATCAGCATGTAGATTTGCAGCGCCTAGACCAGCAAATTAGTGCCGTGCGGGTCCGGGGCATGACGCCCAAAATGTTTACCTACAACCTGATGGAACGGGCGAAGTCGCAGTTGCAGCATATCGTTCTGCCCGAAGCCTATGATCCCCGCATTCTCAAAGCGGCGGCCATGTTGCTCGACCGGGGCATCGTCAAACTGACGCTATTGGGACATCGCCACGACGTGCAGCGGGTGATCGAAAAATATCAGGTGCGGCTGGATCTCGACCAGGTGAATGTGGTGCATCCGTCCGAGAGTCCGGCCCTGCAAGACTATGCTCAGACCTTTTTTGAACTGCGGCAGCACAAAGGCGTCACCCTCGACAATGCCCTCGACGTGATGATGGATGTCTCTTACTTTGGCACCATGATGGTGTACAAAGGCGATGCCGATGGCATGGTTTCGGGCGCAGTGCATACGACGCAGCACACCATTCGTCCGGCCCTACAGTTTGTCAAAACCCAACCCGGCGTCTCGGTGGTGTCGTCGGTGTTTTTCATGTGTTTAGAACAGCGGGTGCTGGTGTACGGCGACTGCGCCATCAACCCCAATCCGACGGCGGAACAGCTAGCGGAAATTGCCATCTCTTCAGCAGATACGGCCCGCATTTTTGGCGTTGACCCAAAAGTGGCGCTACTGTCTTATTCCTCAGGGGAATCGGGTAAGGGCGAAGAGGTGGAAAAGGTGCGGGCTGCGACGAAGTTGGCCCGCGATCGCCGTCCTGACTTACTCCTCGAAGGCCCTATTCAATACGACGCGGCGGTGGACCTCGAAGTGGGTGCGCAGAAGATGAAAGGCTCTGCCGTGGCGGGCAAAGCCACGGTGCTAATCTTTCCCGATTTGAACACGGGCAACAACACCTATAAAGCGGTGCAGCGGGAAACCGGGGCGATCGCGATCGGTCCCGTTTTGCAAGGACTCCGCAAGCCGGTCAACGACCTGAGCCGGGGCTGCACCGTCGAAGACATCGTCAATACTGTCGCCATTACCGCCGTGCAGGCGCAAACGGCCCCAGGGGCTGCCATTCCTCATTAA
- a CDS encoding universal stress protein yields MYRKILVAVDHSALQNYLLEKAMGLAKLMKADLIIVHALSAYDEGSPGLPMRAYHSYYPISDSVAWETYQKRWEDYEQQGLNELRQLADQATAEGIKTEFTQTAGDPGRVICDMAASWQADLIVVGNRGRSGLSEFFLGSVSNYVMHHAPCSVLVVHNTEVPNAQAKTAETAETAGAIA; encoded by the coding sequence ATGTATCGCAAGATTTTGGTGGCTGTTGATCACTCCGCCTTGCAAAACTACTTGCTCGAGAAGGCGATGGGTCTAGCCAAGCTGATGAAAGCAGACTTGATCATTGTCCACGCCCTATCCGCATACGATGAAGGCAGTCCTGGCCTCCCGATGCGGGCTTATCATTCCTACTACCCCATCAGCGACAGCGTCGCCTGGGAAACTTACCAAAAACGGTGGGAGGACTACGAGCAACAGGGCCTCAATGAACTGCGACAGTTAGCCGATCAGGCCACCGCCGAAGGGATCAAAACCGAGTTTACGCAAACGGCAGGTGACCCAGGCCGAGTCATTTGTGACATGGCTGCTAGTTGGCAGGCTGACCTGATCGTGGTGGGTAACCGGGGACGCTCCGGCCTGAGTGAATTTTTCTTGGGCAGTGTGAGCAACTACGTGATGCACCATGCACCTTGTTCGGTATTGGTGGTGCATAACACGGAAGTCCCGAACGCCCAAGCAAAGACTGCTGAAACTGCCGAGACAGCAGGGGCGATCGCGTAA